A window from Leptospira meyeri encodes these proteins:
- a CDS encoding ABC1 kinase family protein, producing MDSLSEIVSFGWQSSLRVAHSSFVFSSKAFGILTQLAKGEPNHREIAITLREAFSHLGATYIKLGQFIASAPSLFPKEYVEEMQACLDSVRPVAFRDIRSSVERELGGKLENLFHSFEETPLASASIAQVHAAVTKEGLDVVVKVQRPDVHLTLKTDMQILGILTKILEFIAPDFKKSGFTAMFEEFQISILQEIDFIQEAKNIEEFEDYLLRAKESRARVPRVYHTLSSKKVLTMERFYGVPITDEVGLRKFTNNPRKVLSDALEIWFSSLSNEGFFHADVHAGNLMILKDGTIGFIDFGIVGRISPKIWKGLMLFTQGIGIGEPTLVAQGLVEMDSTNSGVNPTVLAKELDSVFNELESVYVHLTDNEMFDESRVNRIMYDMKEIAEKNGLKIPREFALLMKQMLYFDRYVKSIAPEINLFRDSQKFAIS from the coding sequence ATGGATTCCCTTTCTGAAATCGTTTCTTTTGGTTGGCAATCAAGCCTACGAGTCGCCCATTCCAGTTTTGTGTTCAGTTCTAAAGCCTTTGGGATCCTGACCCAACTTGCCAAAGGAGAACCCAACCATAGAGAAATTGCCATCACCCTCCGAGAGGCATTTTCCCATCTAGGTGCCACTTATATCAAGTTAGGCCAATTCATCGCCAGTGCCCCCTCCCTTTTCCCCAAAGAATATGTAGAAGAAATGCAAGCATGTTTGGACTCTGTACGACCTGTGGCCTTTCGGGACATACGATCTTCCGTAGAACGAGAATTGGGTGGAAAACTCGAAAATTTATTCCATAGTTTTGAAGAAACTCCCCTAGCCTCAGCTTCGATTGCACAAGTTCATGCTGCGGTTACCAAAGAAGGTCTTGATGTTGTTGTAAAAGTCCAAAGGCCGGATGTCCACCTAACATTAAAAACCGACATGCAAATTCTCGGAATTCTAACCAAAATTTTGGAATTCATTGCACCTGACTTTAAAAAATCAGGGTTCACGGCTATGTTCGAAGAATTTCAAATCTCAATCTTGCAAGAAATCGATTTTATCCAAGAAGCCAAAAACATTGAAGAGTTTGAAGATTATCTTTTGCGAGCCAAAGAATCTAGAGCAAGGGTTCCCAGAGTGTATCATACTCTCTCTTCCAAAAAAGTTTTAACTATGGAACGATTCTACGGTGTTCCCATTACCGATGAAGTTGGTCTGCGTAAATTTACAAACAATCCTAGAAAAGTTCTAAGTGATGCTTTAGAAATTTGGTTTTCCTCTTTATCTAACGAAGGTTTTTTTCATGCAGATGTGCATGCTGGAAATTTAATGATTCTAAAAGATGGAACCATCGGTTTTATTGATTTCGGTATCGTAGGACGAATTTCTCCAAAAATATGGAAAGGTTTGATGTTATTTACCCAAGGAATCGGCATCGGCGAACCAACATTAGTTGCACAAGGTTTGGTCGAAATGGACTCAACCAATAGCGGAGTTAATCCGACTGTCCTTGCAAAAGAATTGGATTCTGTTTTTAATGAATTAGAATCCGTTTATGTCCATTTAACCGATAATGAGATGTTTGACGAATCCAGGGTAAATCGAATCATGTACGACATGAAGGAAATTGCAGAAAAAAATGGACTGAAGATTCCGAGAGAATTTGCACTCCTCATGAAACAAATGTTATACTTTGACAGATATGTTAAATCAATAGCACCAGAAATCAACTTGTTCCGCGATTCACAAAAATTTGCGATTTCTTAA
- the feoB gene encoding ferrous iron transport protein B codes for MKDKRIYLVGNPNCGKSTLFNQLTGLKQKTGNFSGVTVEKREGTLVLDQLEWTITDLPGTYGLGGTAEDKKIAYEVLLSRKSDELVIYVLDALNLERGLQFLLQIIDMGVPTLVVLTMKDVLEKKRIQLDLDKLKKSIGLQFLLVNAKSGEGVDVLKEVLKDQSQFQKRPRLWRWGDKEESFLKTAKQKLGINTNEAEFFLSQSLKYLNKDPNLSEERYFVKFPNETKNWLRSEVEGKGYSFFYQEEMIYRSFFIKKVLADVITYPKSTPGSWEEKLDRVLLHPVLGFICFFLLMGFLFQSLFSFAEIPMDLIESGISDLQSFAESVIPEGLLRSLLTEGIIGGVGSVIVFIPQIALLFLFIGILEESGYLARASFLMDRVMGKFGLSGKSFIPLLSSAACAVPAILGTRTIENKSDRFTTIMVSPLIMCSARYPVYILIVGTVFSFPPVFGIFNVQGFVLFSMFFLGMITSFGFAFLFRKTVFKEDSSYFVMELPRYNVPSIKSLFHTVYGKVKSFLSTAGQIILYISVLLWFLSHFPAEYKDQKWNTSPIESSYIGSIGKVMEPSIEPLGFDWKIGISILTSFAAREVMVSTLAVLYGSDENEEGESLRSTLRTEKRADGSLVWTPLSGLSLLVFFAFASQCMSTLAVTKKETGTILWPMVQFFYMTTLAFTASFLIFQFGKLLGFV; via the coding sequence ATGAAAGACAAACGAATTTATTTAGTTGGGAATCCCAACTGTGGGAAATCAACTTTATTTAACCAACTGACTGGGCTTAAACAAAAAACAGGAAACTTTAGTGGAGTCACTGTAGAAAAAAGAGAAGGAACTTTAGTATTAGATCAGTTAGAGTGGACCATCACCGACTTACCTGGTACATACGGCCTAGGTGGAACCGCAGAAGACAAAAAAATTGCTTACGAAGTATTACTTTCAAGAAAATCAGATGAACTAGTAATTTATGTTTTAGATGCGTTAAATCTAGAAAGAGGCCTCCAGTTTTTATTACAAATCATCGACATGGGTGTTCCAACACTTGTAGTTTTAACAATGAAAGATGTGTTGGAGAAAAAAAGAATTCAATTGGACTTAGATAAACTTAAAAAATCCATTGGTCTTCAATTTTTATTGGTAAATGCAAAGTCTGGAGAAGGTGTCGATGTTCTAAAGGAAGTTTTAAAAGATCAAAGTCAATTTCAAAAACGCCCTAGGTTATGGAGATGGGGAGACAAGGAAGAATCTTTTTTAAAAACAGCAAAACAAAAATTAGGAATCAATACCAACGAAGCAGAATTCTTTTTATCGCAATCATTAAAATATTTAAATAAAGATCCCAATCTAAGTGAAGAACGTTACTTTGTTAAATTTCCCAATGAAACAAAAAATTGGTTACGATCCGAGGTGGAAGGCAAGGGTTATTCCTTTTTTTACCAAGAGGAAATGATCTATCGCTCTTTTTTTATTAAAAAGGTTTTGGCCGATGTGATTACCTATCCTAAATCCACTCCAGGAAGTTGGGAAGAAAAACTGGATCGAGTGTTATTACACCCCGTCCTCGGATTTATTTGTTTTTTTCTTTTGATGGGATTTCTTTTCCAAAGTTTATTTAGTTTTGCAGAGATCCCAATGGACTTAATCGAATCAGGGATCTCCGATTTACAATCGTTTGCCGAGTCCGTTATACCCGAAGGGTTACTTAGATCTCTTTTGACGGAAGGAATTATCGGAGGAGTAGGAAGTGTGATTGTTTTCATCCCTCAGATTGCACTACTCTTTTTATTTATTGGAATTTTAGAAGAATCAGGATATTTAGCACGTGCTAGTTTTTTAATGGATCGAGTCATGGGTAAGTTTGGATTGTCAGGAAAATCTTTTATTCCCCTGCTTTCTTCTGCTGCCTGTGCTGTTCCAGCAATTCTCGGCACAAGAACAATCGAAAACAAATCTGATCGTTTTACAACGATAATGGTATCACCTCTTATCATGTGTTCCGCAAGGTATCCTGTTTACATTTTGATTGTTGGAACTGTATTTAGTTTCCCACCAGTATTTGGAATTTTTAATGTCCAAGGATTTGTTTTGTTTTCGATGTTTTTTCTTGGAATGATAACAAGTTTTGGGTTTGCTTTCCTTTTCCGCAAAACAGTCTTCAAAGAAGATTCTTCTTATTTTGTAATGGAACTTCCGAGATACAATGTCCCTTCTATAAAAAGTTTATTTCATACTGTATACGGGAAGGTAAAATCATTTTTGTCCACAGCCGGGCAAATCATATTATACATTTCCGTTTTGCTTTGGTTTCTAAGTCACTTCCCAGCAGAGTACAAAGATCAAAAATGGAACACAAGTCCCATTGAATCTTCTTATATCGGATCCATAGGCAAGGTGATGGAACCATCAATCGAACCACTTGGTTTTGATTGGAAAATTGGTATTTCTATATTAACTTCTTTTGCAGCAAGGGAAGTAATGGTTTCCACCTTGGCTGTGCTATACGGTTCAGATGAAAACGAAGAAGGTGAATCTCTTCGATCTACTCTCCGCACAGAAAAAAGAGCTG
- a CDS encoding FeoA family protein, with amino-acid sequence MTIQDLKIGETAEIVSLNSQKLPKPMITELLELGFFPGAEITLQNKSLLLGKMVCVLSGTTIALRIDDGKAIEIKLKQT; translated from the coding sequence ATGACTATACAAGATTTAAAAATCGGTGAGACGGCAGAGATTGTTTCACTGAATTCACAAAAACTTCCGAAACCGATGATAACCGAATTATTAGAACTCGGTTTTTTTCCTGGAGCAGAAATCACACTCCAAAACAAGTCGCTTTTACTGGGGAAGATGGTCTGTGTTTTAAGTGGAACCACAATTGCATTAAGAATCGATGATGGGAAAGCAATCGAAATCAAACTGAAACAAACATGA